The stretch of DNA CCTTGCTGTCACGGGTGCGGAACCGCTCGTTCCAGGTGCGAAGGCGCTGCATCTTCTGGCGCTGGCGACTCGAGAGGGCCTTTCCGTAGGCGTCTTTGTCCTGCCAGCCGATGTTGGTCGAGAGCCCCTGGTCGTGCATCATGTTGGTCGTCGGGGCACCGACGCGGCTCTTCTGGTCTTTCTCGGCGGCGTCGAACGCTCGCCACTCGGGGCCGCGGTCGATCTCGTCTTCTTCGACGACGAGGCCACAATCGTTGCAGACGGTCTCTGCGTGCTCTGCGTCCGATACGAGTCGACCGCCACACTCCGGGCAGTGTTCCTGTTCGTCGGCACGCTCTCGCTCCGTGCGTTCCTCCTCCGCCTCTCGCTCGTTGGTATAGGTTCGAATGTTGGTCATGGTGTATAGGGTTGGTTACTCGGGGCTCCCGGGTGGGGAAACCAGAAGAAACCCGGTCGCCTCGGCTAACATAGAGTAAGGCCGTAACGCATATAAGTGTTTTGCCTTGTTTATAAACTAACCGGCAACACTGTTATATATGTTCCGGTTATATGTTTATTAATCGTGTTGGATTGGGTCGGGGACGGGACCGACTCGTCCCCGTCCAGCACGAGTCGAACGCTTTTCGGTCCCGTCCGTCGAACGGCCGAGCATGAGCGTCCGCTTCGGCGCAGTAACCGTCGACTGGTTCGGACTCGCGACCGTCCGACTCGAGGGCGAGACCGGCGCGGTCATCTACGTCGATCCTGGGCCGGAAACGTACGGCTTCCTGGATGGGTACGACCCCCGCGACGGTGACCTGATACTCGTCTCGCACGACCACCACTACGATCCGGAGTCGATCCGGCGAGTCGCCCACGAGGATGCGATCGTCGTCGTCCACGAGTCGATCGACGTCGAAACGATCGACCACACGGACGAATCGCCAGAGGAACTCCCCTACGAGGTCGAACGCGTCCGTGCCGACGAGTCGTTCGTCCTCGGACCGCTGGATCTGTTCACGACGCCCGCGTACAACGATCCTGCGGGCCCGCACACCGACGAGGACGGGACACCACACCACCCTCAGGGAGAAGGGTGTGGCTTCGGCGTCACGGTCGACGGCGTCTCTGCGTTCTGGCCCGGCGATACGGACGTCCTCCCCTTCCACGAGGAGATGGACGTCGATCTGTTCTTGCCGCCGATCGGCGGGACGTTCACGATGGACCGCCACGACGCAGCGTCGCTCGCCGAGCGGATCGAACCCGGCCTCGTCCTGCCGGTTCACTACGATACGTTTCCCGAAATCGAGGTCGACGAAGAAGCGTTCGTCGTCGACGTCGCCACTCGAGGCGTGCCGGTCGTTCTCGACAGTTCCTGATCGCTCAGGGACGCAATTCGCCGAACCGAGTCGATGTATATGTCTGTACAATCAGAGACAAATCCGCGATTATAAGTAACGACTCGCAAATTACTGCATAGAACTCATGGGGAGTGCAGACAACTGTTCAAATTGTTGGGAGCTAACATGGGGCGTATTGCCGCCAGCGACTACCGGAACCGATTCCACCTGCGCGAGCACAAAAGGCGGTGATCGGCGTGTCCACTGAGACGTCGGAAGGGACCGACCTCACCTATCCGTCCTCGGAATGGGCGGGCTTCTTCAAGAACCACTTCGGGCCGTCGATGCTCTGGGCGCTGATCAGCATCGGTGGGAGCCACATCGTTCTCGCGCCGACGCTCGGTGGCACCTTCGGACTCTTCGCTGTCTGGGTGTTCGCGGTCATCTACCTCGCGAAGTACGGCGGCTGGGAACTCGGCATCCGCTACAACTACGGCGTCGGCGGGAACCCCGTCGAGGCCTACGGCGACCTCCCCGGCCCCAAAAACTGGATGCAGTGGTTCACCGTGGCAGTATTTACGATCGCCTACACCGGAATTACGGCCGCCGTCGGAATGAGCACCGCGGCGTTCGTCGAGGCGCTGACGCCGCTTTCGTTCGCACAGGCGTTCGTCACCTTCGTCGGTCTCGCGGGTGTGCTCGTACTCTTCACGCGGTACAGTCTCCTCGAGAAGATCCTGATGGGGTTTACGATCGCACTCGGCGCCCTCGTCCTGATGGGCGTCCTCGCCGGCCCGCCGTCGGGTGAGGTCGTCGTCGCCACCACGTTCACTGCGCCGGACCTCACCGGGCCGCTGTTCGTCGGTCTGTTCGCCGCTGCCGCAGGGTTCGCCCCGACGGGATTCAGCACGAGCGTCCTCATCGGCA from Natronobacterium texcoconense encodes:
- a CDS encoding MBL fold metallo-hydrolase, with translation MSVRFGAVTVDWFGLATVRLEGETGAVIYVDPGPETYGFLDGYDPRDGDLILVSHDHHYDPESIRRVAHEDAIVVVHESIDVETIDHTDESPEELPYEVERVRADESFVLGPLDLFTTPAYNDPAGPHTDEDGTPHHPQGEGCGFGVTVDGVSAFWPGDTDVLPFHEEMDVDLFLPPIGGTFTMDRHDAASLAERIEPGLVLPVHYDTFPEIEVDEEAFVVDVATRGVPVVLDSS
- a CDS encoding Nramp family divalent metal transporter; translated protein: MIGVSTETSEGTDLTYPSSEWAGFFKNHFGPSMLWALISIGGSHIVLAPTLGGTFGLFAVWVFAVIYLAKYGGWELGIRYNYGVGGNPVEAYGDLPGPKNWMQWFTVAVFTIAYTGITAAVGMSTAAFVEALTPLSFAQAFVTFVGLAGVLVLFTRYSLLEKILMGFTIALGALVLMGVLAGPPSGEVVVATTFTAPDLTGPLFVGLFAAAAGFAPTGFSTSVLIGSWSMAKGEGAGELRERGLDPENEKHHDYIRAWIRTGRRDFNIGYAFSFVLIVAMVILSANVLYPNPPEDANLAVAIGDILSASFGEWSYYAMIVGAFAALYSTVITLLDGASRAVGDVLPMALEREDLDSESIRKLVVVGIVAVSCGVVLTVGTVPVTFLIWISALLAITEILFYPANWYVVREHLPEPFQPSRTWIAYYGVSLVLVILFGVMGAAHEFGYL